A window of Spirochaetota bacterium contains these coding sequences:
- the mnhG gene encoding monovalent cation/H(+) antiporter subunit G, producing the protein MDTFIVSCLVIGLVVNGMSIIGLMRFPDIYTRLHAATKTTTFGSIFVVLAIVIKNIVYYDQASLTIAIHSIVALLVIIFTNPISAHAIARASLLSGIKPFGVVINEFDYKSQIKSADELELEKVSEGIPDEDGVL; encoded by the coding sequence GTGGATACTTTTATTGTGTCTTGCCTTGTTATTGGTTTGGTTGTCAATGGTATGAGTATTATTGGGCTCATGCGGTTTCCTGATATATATACCCGTTTGCATGCAGCCACAAAAACAACCACGTTTGGCAGTATCTTTGTTGTTTTGGCGATAGTTATTAAAAATATAGTCTACTATGACCAGGCAAGTCTCACAATTGCCATTCATAGTATTGTTGCATTACTGGTTATTATCTTTACCAATCCAATCAGTGCTCACGCAATAGCACGAGCATCATTGCTATCAGGCATTAAACCGTTTGGTGTTGTTATAAATGAATTTGATTATAAATCGCAGATTAAGTCTGCAGATGAGCTGGAACTTGAAAAGGTAAGTGAAGGAATTCCTGATGAGGATGGTGTACTATGA
- a CDS encoding hydrogenase subunit MbhD domain-containing protein has translation MMYYFFLVISIALVITALLSIYFRDLLAAIVSYSVFSLVLTVLYFLLDAPDVAIAEAGIGAALTTCIFVIAIRMTRRREE, from the coding sequence ATGATGTATTACTTTTTTCTGGTTATTTCAATTGCCCTGGTAATCACAGCACTGCTCTCTATCTATTTTAGAGATCTTCTGGCAGCAATCGTAAGCTATTCGGTTTTTTCATTGGTTTTGACAGTACTGTATTTTCTTTTAGATGCACCTGATGTTGCTATTGCAGAAGCTGGTATTGGAGCGGCACTCACTACCTGTATTTTTGTTATTGCCATCAGAATGACACGGAGAAGGGAAGAATGA
- the mbhE gene encoding hydrogen gas-evolving membrane-bound hydrogenase subunit E produces the protein MRLFSVVAIVILFGFLFVGILHLHPVGEALGNSEVLQGRPEQGIDINGVSTMDDYFLRNGQIETKSNNIVASVVFDYRGFDTLGEATVLFIVVSSISMLFFTFLKSKSIVSAGVPPAGQFPKIESRVITFGSFIMYIMILSFGVYLVVHGHISPGGGFQGGSVMASATALLLISFLITRHMQRTRKIFSFFESLGLTIFIGLGFAGITISFLYNFLVHTSTGFGRMIAFGPNQGYLISAGILPLLSLAVGIEVFFGLSLIVVTLFHVSGVKDTNSLR, from the coding sequence ATGAGGTTATTCAGCGTTGTAGCAATTGTTATACTATTTGGGTTTCTTTTTGTTGGAATATTACATCTACATCCTGTTGGAGAAGCTTTAGGCAATTCGGAAGTGTTACAGGGAAGGCCAGAACAGGGTATTGATATTAATGGTGTTAGCACCATGGATGATTACTTTTTGCGCAATGGTCAGATTGAAACAAAGTCAAATAACATTGTAGCAAGTGTGGTATTTGATTATCGTGGATTTGACACATTAGGGGAAGCTACCGTTTTGTTTATTGTTGTAAGCAGTATTTCAATGCTTTTCTTTACATTTTTGAAAAGTAAAAGTATTGTTTCAGCGGGTGTACCTCCTGCAGGTCAATTTCCAAAAATTGAGTCAAGAGTCATTACATTTGGATCTTTTATCATGTATATCATGATATTAAGCTTTGGGGTTTATCTGGTGGTTCATGGTCATATCTCACCGGGAGGAGGTTTCCAGGGGGGCTCTGTTATGGCCTCGGCAACAGCACTTTTACTCATCAGCTTTTTAATCACCCGCCATATGCAACGGACTCGTAAAATTTTCTCTTTCTTTGAATCTTTGGGGTTAACCATTTTTATTGGATTGGGATTTGCGGGAATTACAATATCGTTTTTATATAATTTTCTTGTTCACACCAGTACTGGATTTGGCAGGATGATTGCTTTTGGTCCAAATCAGGGTTATTTAATATCAGCGGGGATATTACCGTTGTTATCACTGGCTGTAGGTATTGAAGTATTTTTTGGGTTAAGCCTTATCGTTGTAACATTATTTCATGTATCAGGGGTAAAAGATACTAATTCATTACGGTAA
- a CDS encoding cation:proton antiporter subunit C yields the protein MSAILLYVTFILLLTIGIIALLFKRNLIKIVLAFNILDSGINLFFISLGYRENAMAPIFTLAPFDSVITMVLPTPQALILTNIVIGFATTALMLGVSVLTYRNNNTLDTRKLRGVEEYD from the coding sequence ATGTCAGCAATTTTGCTTTATGTAACATTTATTCTTTTATTGACCATAGGGATAATCGCACTGTTGTTTAAACGCAACCTTATTAAAATTGTACTGGCATTTAACATCCTGGATTCAGGTATAAACCTGTTTTTTATTTCTTTAGGATACCGTGAAAATGCCATGGCTCCAATATTCACACTGGCGCCGTTTGATTCTGTTATAACCATGGTATTGCCCACACCTCAGGCGCTTATATTAACTAACATAGTTATTGGATTTGCTACCACTGCGCTCATGTTGGGAGTTTCTGTGCTTACCTACAGAAATAATAATACTCTGGATACACGAAAATTGCGTGGAGTGGAAGAGTATGATTAA
- a CDS encoding proton-conducting transporter membrane subunit has product MIKHVPILLVAIPLLAAFMIPMIGMVNRTARTVVGAIALVMILAASYYIAGDVLVHGRILYYMVGSSNPEIVTEHGLTFPIRIGLKIDSFSLFFIIMTTTLVFIFYLFSTQYIEENERKNYFTVLFISMVAGMMGLLVANDLFTFFVFLEILSISSAALVAFRTERKHPPYAGYKYMFISAVATSFFLLGIAFLYAQYGSFNIDYLKEAVRGTLLDKIAIVLLIIPLAMKSGVVPMHMWIPDTYSEAPAPISAMVKLGSLICLYGLFRISFSFGLSHAHVSYPLGVLFIVFGILSMFIGVTQALVQKDVKRLMAFHAVSQVGYMLLGMGVGLTVVRAGDASFALFGKVAMIGGLLHVVNNALYKGLLFLTSGVLVRHFKTRNLDAMHGLAHYDVFTTVVFMIAALAISGIPPFNGFVSKIIIYESVFQYNPVLTLIAIFVSILTLASFMKVFYSAFLGMPANKRPMEQPVLIKCSMLVLAVFIVVIGIYPQGILKVLIEPAVNALVNF; this is encoded by the coding sequence ATGATTAAACATGTCCCTATCTTATTGGTAGCTATCCCGCTTCTTGCTGCTTTCATGATACCAATGATTGGCATGGTCAATCGTACTGCCCGTACTGTTGTTGGGGCGATAGCTCTGGTAATGATACTGGCTGCATCATATTATATTGCTGGTGATGTTTTAGTCCATGGCCGAATTTTATATTATATGGTAGGTTCCTCCAATCCAGAAATAGTAACTGAACATGGATTGACATTCCCAATACGGATAGGATTAAAGATAGATTCATTTTCACTTTTTTTTATTATAATGACTACAACTCTTGTGTTTATTTTTTATCTGTTTTCCACTCAGTATATTGAAGAAAATGAAAGAAAAAATTATTTTACCGTATTATTTATATCAATGGTAGCAGGGATGATGGGGCTACTTGTTGCAAATGACCTGTTTACCTTTTTTGTGTTTCTGGAAATCCTTTCAATTTCCTCAGCAGCCCTGGTGGCATTCCGGACAGAACGAAAACACCCGCCCTATGCCGGGTATAAATATATGTTTATTAGCGCTGTGGCAACCAGTTTCTTTTTATTAGGGATTGCCTTCCTGTATGCACAGTATGGATCGTTCAACATTGACTATCTCAAAGAAGCTGTACGGGGAACATTGCTTGATAAAATTGCTATTGTCCTGCTTATAATACCGCTGGCAATGAAATCAGGTGTTGTTCCCATGCACATGTGGATACCGGATACCTATTCAGAAGCTCCAGCACCAATCAGCGCAATGGTAAAATTAGGAAGTTTAATTTGCCTGTATGGTTTATTCCGTATATCATTTTCATTTGGATTGAGCCATGCACATGTCAGCTATCCACTGGGCGTATTGTTTATTGTTTTTGGCATACTGTCAATGTTTATAGGTGTGACTCAGGCTCTGGTACAGAAGGATGTAAAACGCCTGATGGCCTTCCATGCGGTCTCTCAGGTGGGGTACATGCTTTTAGGTATGGGTGTTGGATTAACAGTAGTGAGAGCAGGTGACGCTTCCTTTGCTCTTTTTGGAAAAGTTGCAATGATTGGTGGATTACTCCATGTTGTTAACAACGCATTGTATAAGGGATTGCTGTTTTTAACATCAGGTGTTTTGGTAAGGCATTTCAAAACGCGTAATCTGGATGCTATGCATGGATTGGCGCATTATGACGTATTTACAACAGTGGTATTTATGATAGCAGCCCTGGCTATATCAGGGATTCCGCCATTTAATGGTTTTGTGTCAAAAATTATTATCTATGAATCGGTATTCCAGTATAATCCGGTATTGACGCTCATTGCAATATTTGTTTCAATTTTAACACTGGCTTCATTTATGAAAGTATTTTATAGTGCATTCTTAGGTATGCCTGCAAACAAAAGGCCAATGGAACAGCCGGTACTGATCAAGTGCAGTATGCTTGTCCTGGCTGTTTTTATAGTAGTTATAGGTATATATCCACAGGGAATACTGAAAGTATTAATTGAACCAGCAGTAAATGCATTGGTTAATTTTTAA
- a CDS encoding NADH-quinone oxidoreductase subunit B family protein: protein MVKNVNYRHLKRSLWAYHINTGSCNACDIEILATLMPRYDAERFGIKLVGSPRHADVLLVTGTVTEKIKDNILQVYEQVPEPKLVIVIGGCGSTKGVFQESYAMAGPVDAIIPVDVYIPGCPPRPEAIIYGIAKAWEKLEKLQK, encoded by the coding sequence ATAGTGAAAAATGTAAATTACCGGCATTTGAAGCGTTCATTGTGGGCTTACCATATAAATACAGGATCCTGCAATGCATGCGATATTGAAATATTGGCTACCCTCATGCCACGGTATGACGCGGAGAGGTTTGGTATAAAGTTAGTTGGCAGCCCCCGGCATGCTGATGTGCTGCTTGTTACAGGAACCGTTACCGAAAAGATTAAAGACAATATCCTTCAGGTGTACGAACAGGTTCCCGAACCCAAGCTGGTTATTGTTATTGGAGGATGTGGCTCTACTAAAGGAGTATTCCAGGAATCCTATGCAATGGCAGGCCCGGTTGATGCAATAATACCTGTTGATGTGTATATACCAGGGTGCCCTCCAAGGCCTGAAGCTATCATTTATGGTATAGCAAAAGCATGGGAAAAACTGGAAAAATTGCAAAAATGA
- a CDS encoding NADH-quinone oxidoreductase subunit C → MKTEPIVTVLQNKLGSHIQASREKITNYGNGINRITLWISIDRESFHSAIAILKTMGRLHISTPMPYKEYEDRIELIYPFALKEKDTKFSEIMVIISVDIPKDDLKIRTITDIVPGALFMERETMEMIGVEIEDIPDPRRLFTGNYLPDGVYPLRNQKK, encoded by the coding sequence ATGAAAACTGAACCTATAGTAACGGTATTACAGAATAAATTAGGAAGCCATATACAGGCATCCCGTGAAAAGATTACCAATTATGGTAATGGAATTAACCGTATAACACTCTGGATCAGTATTGACAGGGAGTCTTTTCATTCGGCAATAGCAATCCTGAAAACCATGGGAAGGTTGCATATATCAACCCCAATGCCCTATAAAGAGTATGAAGACCGTATTGAGCTTATATATCCGTTTGCGTTGAAAGAAAAAGATACTAAGTTTTCTGAAATCATGGTTATTATCTCGGTGGATATACCCAAAGACGATTTAAAGATAAGGACAATTACTGATATTGTTCCAGGAGCCCTTTTTATGGAGCGGGAAACCATGGAAATGATAGGTGTAGAAATTGAAGATATTCCTGACCCAAGAAGGCTTTTTACGGGCAACTATCTTCCTGATGGTGTTTATCCGTTGAGGAACCAAAAAAAGTAA
- a CDS encoding nickel-dependent hydrogenase large subunit: MKSDITYPLNIGPVHPAFKEPIKFTFRIEGEKVVGADIDFGYTHRAIERIAQERNFIQIIYLLERVCGICSFSHPMAYCLAIEDVAGIEVPPRARYIRTIVGELERLHSHLLWTGVAAHEIGFDTLFMYTWNIREKVLDCLEELTGNRINYAMLTIGGVRRDITPDNAQTIHQMLEYYEELYNRTSEILLDDLTLRARTEGVGVLTTEQAERLCAVGPTARGSGLMKDVRVDYPVNAYYEIPWLKPISPRDIGKEPIGDVYDRMAVRVLEIQQAIKIIQFCMENLPQGDINTGSGAVKMINTLKKLEGEGIGRYEAPRGEVCHYVILDNQEHPVQIKVKAPTYSNGFAWAPMLTNIEIADIPIVIASIDPCVACADRMTYVQTDGSSTTISWEELHAKSIQKYKGARKRCMK, translated from the coding sequence ATGAAATCAGATATAACGTATCCATTAAATATTGGCCCCGTTCATCCAGCATTCAAGGAGCCCATTAAGTTCACGTTCAGGATTGAAGGGGAAAAGGTTGTTGGGGCTGATATTGATTTTGGGTATACACACAGGGCAATAGAGAGGATTGCCCAGGAAAGAAATTTCATACAGATAATCTATCTTCTTGAAAGGGTGTGTGGAATATGTTCGTTTTCACATCCCATGGCATATTGTCTTGCCATTGAAGATGTTGCAGGAATAGAAGTGCCGCCTCGTGCGCGGTATATACGGACTATTGTTGGTGAACTGGAACGCCTGCACTCACATTTATTGTGGACTGGTGTTGCAGCTCATGAAATTGGATTTGATACACTTTTTATGTACACATGGAATATCAGGGAGAAAGTCCTTGATTGTTTAGAAGAGCTTACCGGAAACCGCATTAATTATGCCATGCTTACAATAGGTGGTGTGCGACGTGATATAACACCTGACAATGCACAAACTATTCATCAAATGCTTGAATACTATGAAGAGTTGTATAACAGAACTTCGGAAATATTGCTTGATGATTTAACACTGAGAGCCAGGACCGAAGGAGTAGGAGTCCTGACTACAGAACAGGCTGAGCGATTATGCGCAGTGGGACCAACGGCCAGAGGTTCAGGATTAATGAAGGATGTTCGGGTTGATTATCCTGTGAATGCGTATTATGAGATACCATGGTTGAAGCCCATATCTCCACGGGATATAGGGAAGGAACCAATTGGTGATGTGTATGACAGGATGGCTGTGCGTGTGCTGGAGATACAGCAAGCAATAAAGATAATACAGTTCTGTATGGAAAACCTTCCCCAAGGGGACATTAACACCGGCAGTGGTGCCGTTAAGATGATTAATACACTGAAGAAGTTAGAAGGGGAGGGGATAGGACGGTATGAAGCTCCTCGTGGTGAGGTGTGCCACTATGTTATACTGGATAATCAGGAACATCCGGTTCAGATAAAAGTAAAGGCGCCAACATATTCCAATGGGTTTGCCTGGGCGCCAATGCTTACCAATATTGAAATAGCTGATATCCCAATAGTCATTGCTTCAATTGATCCATGTGTGGCATGTGCTGATAGGATGACGTATGTGCAAACTGATGGAAGTAGCACAACCATATCCTGGGAAGAATTGCATGCAAAAAGTATACAGAAATATAAAGGGGCACGCAAACGATGTATGAAGTGA
- a CDS encoding complex I subunit 1 family protein yields the protein MYEVIGVAIAIVIAGVIAGLFLKGIDRKLAAFMQSRIGPPIAQPIYDILKLMQKQTIIPATSVRWLFTGAPLIALTSSILLLLYISLSYVCYIIGLQSPVQGDLIVILYLILLQSIAIISGAFASGSPYASIGAQREMVILMSTELPIAVVVVSIAWHVADSMYNPFALQSLFEYTLWHHAGAFGVLGGILLFLTMILVLPAEMSKVPFDQAEAETEIAEGMMVEYSGKLLAFLLLSDAFKALSFSALIVILFFPYTFTSLFGLSFSIGGYSIIPLVEIIFFLGKVIFIYSIGVTVIRVIMARLKISQVAKVFLFAVSAISIIGMVLIMLDPKMKMI from the coding sequence ATGTATGAAGTGATAGGTGTGGCGATAGCTATCGTAATTGCAGGTGTAATTGCAGGGCTGTTTCTGAAAGGGATTGATAGAAAACTTGCAGCTTTTATGCAGTCAAGGATTGGGCCACCTATCGCACAGCCGATATATGATATTTTGAAATTAATGCAGAAGCAGACAATTATTCCGGCAACATCAGTGCGGTGGTTGTTTACCGGGGCACCACTGATTGCACTTACTTCAAGCATCCTGTTATTACTTTATATTTCCCTTTCCTATGTGTGTTATATAATCGGATTGCAAAGCCCTGTACAGGGTGACCTGATAGTTATACTTTATCTTATTCTTTTACAATCTATTGCTATAATCAGTGGGGCTTTTGCTTCAGGATCACCATATGCATCTATAGGTGCCCAGCGTGAAATGGTTATTTTAATGAGCACCGAATTGCCTATCGCTGTAGTTGTGGTGAGCATAGCCTGGCATGTAGCCGACAGTATGTATAATCCATTTGCCTTACAATCTCTGTTTGAATATACATTATGGCATCACGCCGGAGCATTTGGAGTTCTTGGTGGTATTTTGCTGTTTCTTACTATGATACTTGTTCTGCCTGCTGAAATGTCTAAGGTGCCATTTGATCAGGCTGAGGCTGAGACAGAAATAGCAGAAGGTATGATGGTTGAGTATTCGGGGAAGTTGCTGGCATTTTTGCTTTTAAGTGATGCGTTTAAAGCACTGTCATTTTCGGCTTTGATAGTTATATTATTTTTCCCCTATACATTTACAAGTTTGTTTGGGCTGTCCTTTTCCATTGGTGGTTATAGTATTATTCCACTGGTTGAAATAATCTTTTTTTTAGGTAAAGTTATCTTTATATATAGTATTGGAGTAACTGTAATCAGGGTAATTATGGCACGGTTAAAGATTTCTCAGGTAGCTAAAGTGTTTCTGTTTGCAGTGTCAGCTATAAGTATTATTGGAATGGTGCTCATTATGTTAGATCCAAAGATGAAAATGATATGA
- a CDS encoding 4Fe-4S binding protein — protein MLGMVYKVVEQLFAKKSTNYFPSKYILEDTATTLNKGAIHPPIAVKEGFRGRLEYNVETCTGCGLCSKVCPANAIELYPALINDKKTKRIVIYLSRCTYCQECVTICPKNSIQITSHFCMADYNKYNASLVVGFEHRQKFEIKEEGSTDVQKEGD, from the coding sequence ATGTTAGGAATGGTATATAAAGTGGTGGAGCAATTGTTTGCAAAAAAATCCACAAATTATTTCCCTTCAAAATATATACTGGAAGATACAGCAACTACTCTCAATAAAGGTGCAATACATCCACCTATTGCGGTGAAAGAAGGTTTCAGAGGCAGATTAGAGTATAATGTTGAGACTTGTACCGGTTGTGGATTATGCAGCAAGGTATGCCCTGCCAATGCTATTGAATTATATCCTGCTCTCATTAATGATAAAAAAACAAAACGAATTGTAATATATTTATCACGGTGCACCTACTGTCAGGAGTGTGTTACTATTTGTCCCAAAAATTCAATACAGATTACTTCACATTTTTGCATGGCTGATTACAATAAATATAATGCTTCTCTGGTTGTTGGTTTTGAACACAGACAGAAATTTGAAATAAAAGAAGAAGGATCCACGGATGTTCAAAAAGAAGGAGATTGA
- a CDS encoding ATP-binding protein yields the protein MSTQTNKLIAKLLKLVGKAINTYSMIGANDNVLIALSGGKDSLVLMDALHRRLHHIPITYNLYCCHVCITNFHNKETIETLKTYCHHYSIPLYVKEITLDLSDKNSSPCFVCSWFRRKALFETAAQLQCKKIAFGHNQDDIIVTFFMNMFYHGKLSTMPPKLKMFNGTLEIIRPLAFLTEAEVKGYCNALPIVPLENDCPYKDTTKRKQTKELLKIINKSVKGAQSSIFRSLSHRDDEYLL from the coding sequence ATGAGTACTCAAACAAACAAACTCATTGCAAAACTTTTAAAACTTGTTGGCAAAGCCATAAATACCTACAGCATGATTGGAGCAAATGATAATGTACTCATTGCTCTTTCAGGTGGGAAAGATTCTCTGGTTTTGATGGATGCATTACATCGTCGTTTACACCACATTCCCATTACATATAATTTGTATTGCTGCCATGTCTGTATTACAAACTTTCATAACAAAGAAACTATTGAAACACTTAAGACATACTGCCATCATTACAGTATACCATTATACGTAAAAGAAATAACATTAGATCTTTCTGACAAAAATTCATCACCATGTTTTGTCTGTTCATGGTTCAGGAGAAAAGCTTTGTTTGAAACTGCCGCCCAACTTCAGTGCAAAAAAATTGCCTTTGGTCATAATCAGGATGATATTATCGTCACTTTTTTTATGAATATGTTCTATCATGGGAAACTATCGACAATGCCGCCAAAATTAAAAATGTTCAATGGCACATTGGAGATAATCAGGCCACTAGCATTTCTCACGGAAGCAGAAGTGAAAGGATATTGCAACGCACTACCGATTGTGCCTTTGGAAAATGATTGTCCCTATAAGGATACAACCAAGCGAAAACAGACAAAAGAACTATTAAAAATTATCAATAAATCGGTGAAAGGCGCACAATCAAGCATTTTCAGATCATTAAGCCACAGGGACGATGAATACCTGCTGTAA
- a CDS encoding response regulator — protein MSIEFVRNYHSECRGFVMARCMIVDDSSFMRRIIKQTLVEAGHEVVAEVDNGLEALEKYREILPDVVTMDITMWGKDGLEAISEITDSYPDAKIIVISALNERTLKINEKDIKARVFLTKPFEKKELLEAINKVL, from the coding sequence ATGTCAATAGAATTTGTACGTAATTATCATAGTGAATGCAGAGGTTTTGTAATGGCTCGTTGTATGATAGTTGATGATTCAAGTTTTATGCGCCGTATTATCAAACAGACATTAGTAGAAGCTGGTCATGAAGTAGTGGCTGAGGTTGATAATGGCCTTGAAGCCCTGGAAAAATACAGAGAAATACTGCCTGATGTGGTTACAATGGATATTACCATGTGGGGTAAAGATGGCCTGGAAGCAATATCTGAAATAACCGATAGTTACCCGGATGCCAAAATTATTGTGATATCAGCATTAAATGAAAGAACGTTGAAAATAAATGAAAAAGATATCAAAGCCCGTGTGTTTTTAACCAAGCCGTTTGAAAAAAAAGAGCTGTTAGAGGCAATCAATAAAGTCCTGTAA
- a CDS encoding cyclic nucleotide-binding domain-containing protein yields MEEQLLQLYKKNAVADSAYLIADGKAYLFVTEADKYLLQGKNLIIGATELVLGAKTNENIVRIETALALKGTTIKKIPAATLVQGLDNSAFAMNLAIVEAKIVVLTNEILKKDLQLDSQLLKEKNICIEYYSIIQSLQKEYDKRRLPWIKELIEKYKTSLIYKKGEAFTRAAESIKVETPRELSSNTVEFPAGSVLCQEGSIGDFMYILESGQLEVYIQNAKVATIAERGTVIGEIAMLLSMPRTATLKAQNTVLVTKVTKDDLKKSSSPQLIQMLLVSLAKKHQANVIHIEDINEKKALAYAEKKEQEPHKTDIHRYINELSQLKSALEKTINTKQADYLEYILKDK; encoded by the coding sequence ATGGAAGAGCAATTATTACAATTATATAAAAAAAATGCTGTGGCAGATAGTGCATATTTAATTGCTGATGGCAAGGCATATTTATTTGTTACAGAAGCTGATAAATATCTTTTGCAGGGCAAAAATCTAATTATTGGTGCCACTGAACTGGTGTTGGGAGCAAAAACTAATGAAAATATAGTAAGGATTGAGACAGCTTTAGCGCTTAAAGGAACAACAATAAAAAAAATTCCTGCTGCAACACTTGTACAGGGATTGGACAATAGTGCTTTTGCCATGAATCTGGCAATTGTTGAAGCTAAAATTGTAGTTCTAACCAATGAAATCCTGAAAAAAGATTTGCAGTTGGATTCACAGCTTTTAAAAGAAAAAAACATATGTATTGAATATTATTCAATCATTCAATCTCTCCAAAAAGAATATGATAAAAGAAGGCTTCCCTGGATAAAAGAGCTTATAGAAAAATATAAAACCAGTTTGATATATAAAAAAGGTGAAGCATTTACACGAGCAGCAGAATCAATAAAAGTTGAAACACCTCGGGAGCTTTCTTCAAACACTGTGGAATTTCCTGCAGGTTCTGTGTTATGCCAGGAAGGCAGCATTGGCGATTTTATGTATATCCTGGAATCAGGCCAGCTTGAAGTATATATACAGAATGCAAAAGTTGCCACGATAGCTGAAAGAGGCACAGTCATTGGTGAAATAGCAATGTTACTTTCCATGCCGCGTACTGCCACACTGAAAGCCCAAAATACAGTTCTTGTTACAAAAGTAACCAAAGATGATTTAAAAAAATCTTCCTCACCACAGCTTATACAGATGTTACTGGTTTCACTTGCCAAGAAACATCAGGCAAACGTAATACATATTGAAGATATTAATGAGAAAAAAGCTCTTGCCTATGCAGAAAAGAAAGAGCAAGAGCCTCATAAAACAGATATTCACCGGTATATCAATGAACTATCGCAGCTTAAAAGTGCATTAGAAAAAACAATCAACACTAAACAGGCTGATTATTTAGAGTATATATTGAAAGATAAATAA
- a CDS encoding PadR family transcriptional regulator, whose product MKIEITILGLLMEENLYGYEIKKRIVERLEDYVDIKFGSIYYAIKKALDNGWVKKIGTEKEGGNPERYIYQILPDGRKYYKKMLKQYFDHNFIHFDIDIVLMFLNSLSPEQREQFIEDRVEHIKEKMNALREKIDAESKNTSPASQLHVYTYLENHLKAELNWLRSLKKGEVLTEVE is encoded by the coding sequence ATGAAAATAGAAATTACCATATTGGGGCTCCTTATGGAGGAAAATCTTTATGGCTATGAAATTAAGAAAAGGATTGTTGAACGCCTTGAAGATTATGTTGATATTAAATTTGGTTCTATTTACTATGCAATAAAAAAAGCCCTGGACAATGGCTGGGTTAAAAAAATTGGAACTGAAAAAGAAGGCGGAAATCCTGAGCGGTATATATACCAAATATTGCCAGATGGAAGAAAGTACTATAAGAAGATGTTAAAACAGTATTTTGACCATAATTTCATACATTTTGATATTGATATAGTTCTGATGTTTTTAAATTCTCTTTCACCTGAACAACGCGAACAGTTCATTGAAGATCGCGTAGAACATATCAAAGAAAAGATGAATGCTTTGCGTGAAAAGATTGATGCTGAATCAAAGAATACATCACCAGCTTCTCAGTTACATGTGTACACCTATCTGGAAAATCATTTAAAAGCTGAGCTGAACTGGTTGAGATCATTAAAGAAAGGTGAAGTACTGACAGAGGTAGAATAA
- the ruvA gene encoding Holliday junction branch migration protein RuvA: MIAFLKGTILSCKPTRVVLDVQGVGYEIHIPLSTYEKINTATSAELFIHMVVRENAISLYGFNSEEEQQIFSLLLTISGIGPSIAISILSSMTPQQVLSSVKNDQITAFKSIPGIGQSKSEKIIFELKRKLKKLDTILSQESATKPYMNDAIEALVSLGFDEKQALSTVSSILAQHPDLHNSETIIRLSLKQLSK; encoded by the coding sequence ATGATAGCTTTTTTAAAGGGAACTATACTTTCTTGTAAGCCTACCAGGGTTGTTCTTGATGTTCAGGGTGTAGGCTATGAAATACATATCCCCCTTTCAACCTATGAAAAAATCAATACAGCTACCAGTGCTGAACTTTTCATTCATATGGTGGTAAGGGAAAATGCTATATCGTTGTACGGTTTTAACTCTGAAGAAGAGCAACAGATATTTTCGCTACTGCTGACAATTTCTGGAATAGGCCCGTCAATAGCAATTTCAATTTTATCATCCATGACTCCTCAGCAGGTACTATCGTCTGTAAAAAATGACCAAATAACGGCATTTAAATCCATCCCGGGCATAGGTCAGAGCAAAAGTGAAAAAATTATTTTTGAATTAAAAAGAAAATTAAAAAAATTAGACACCATCCTGTCTCAGGAATCTGCTACAAAACCTTATATGAATGATGCTATTGAAGCATTGGTTTCGTTAGGATTTGATGAAAAACAGGCTTTATCCACTGTTTCTTCTATACTGGCACAACATCCCGACTTACATAACAGTGAAACTATTATCCGTTTGTCATTAAAACAACTATCTAAATAA